The following is a genomic window from Armatimonadota bacterium.
GAAAGGCCTCGCGGGTACCCAGTCGTCGAGCGCCTCCGACGCGGGCACCACCTCGCGCGTGTTCGGCACGCTGGTGACGTGGATGCAGGAGAAGACCGCGCCCGTGTTCGTGGTGGCGACGGCGAACGACATCTCGCAGCTCCCGCCCGAGCTGATGCGCAAGGGGCGGTTCGACGACATTTTCTTCGTTGACTTGCCGACCGACGGCGAGCGGCGCGAGATCTTCGCGATTCACCTCAAGCGGCGCGGGCGCGACGCGCGGCAGTACGACCTGGCGCGGCTGGCGCAGGCGGCGGACGGATTCAGCGGCGCGGAGATCGAGCAGGTCGTCATCTCCGCGCTGTACCGCGCGTTCGACCGCGGCGGCGAAGTGACCACCGAGGATCTCATCGCGAGCATCCAGGAGACCGTGCCGCTGTCGGTGACGATGAGCGAGGACATAGACGAATTGCGCGAGTGGGCGCAGCTGCGCACCCGCCCGGCCTCGAGCGCCCAGCTCGGCGGGCGGGGGTAGGAGCCGCCGCCGCCAGCAGTCGCCACCGTCATGAGCAGAGATCGTTTCGACTTCCTGGAGATCGACGGCCGGCCGCGCCGGCAAGTGAAGGCGGTCGCGCCGGTCGCCGCCTACGCGCCGCGCCGGGCCGAGCTGCGACTGCGGGTCGAGCAGTTCTTCGGCGGCTTCGGCCACGAGCCGGGGGAACTCAACTGCCCGGGCGCCGTCGCGCTCGACCACCTCGGCTCGCTTTACATCGCCGACAGCTACAATCACCGCATCCAGCGGCTCAGCCGCGAGGGCGAGCTGTTTGTCCTCGGCAGCCACGGGCCGCGCCGCGGGCAGTTCATCAGCCCGCAGGGGATCGCCGTCGACCGCACGCTGGCGATCTACGTCGCCGAGCAGGGCGCCCACCGCGTGCAGAAGTTCAGCGCCAGCGGCAGGCTCCTGTTCTGCTTCGGCCGCAAGGGCAAGGCGCCGGGTCAGTTCGACTCGCCAACCGGCATCGCGGTGGACAAGTTCCACAATTTCTATGTCGCCGATACGGCCAACAGCCGCGTCCAGTCGTTCACCGCCGAGGGGCTGTACCGCTTCTCCATCGGGGCGTCGAAGATCGGCGCGGTATCTCTGCGCAAGCCGCAGGGGGTCGCGATTGACGACGCGGGATGCATCTACATCGCCGACACGCTCAACCACCGCATCGTCAAGCTCGACCCCTCGGGGCGCCAGGCGATGGCGGTCGGCGCGCACGGCTCCGGACCCGGCGAGATGATGGATCCCCGCGACCTGGCGGTGGACGGCGACGGGCGCATATGGGTCGTCGAGTTGGGCAACAACCGCCTGCATGTGTTCGATGCCGCGGGCGCAGCCCTGGTCACGTTCACCGGTGACGCCCCGGAGGTCGGAGGGCTCGCCGCGCCGACCGGCATCGCCGCGTTCAACGGCAGCGTGTACGTCGCCGACACGCTGCATCACCGCGTGCTCAAGATCGCCTACGCGTGAGCCGCCGCGACGGCGTGAAAGATCGCCTTGCGCGAGTTCTCGTGGTGTTCAGCCTTGCTCGCACTGCAACGGGCGCAGTCCGAGGCCCCTCCCTGCTCGGGAGCGTCCGGCCCGCTGATGCGAGAGCAGCCATTCAGGAAAGCAGGAGTCATGCAGACGCACTTCGCCGAGCGCGAGATTCCGTACACCGGCGCCGAGCTGCGCAGCGGCTGGCTGCGCGGCGAGTTCGGCCTCGACGGCGACGCTATCGCCGCCTTCATCGGCCCGTGCGACGTCGCGCCCGAGCACATGGTTGACCTCGCCGACCGCGCCGCCGGCGCGACGATATTCAGCCGGCGCATGCTCCATTTCATTGTCGAACACGCCGACCCCGATCTGCACCGCGCGACGCTGCGGCAGCGGCTGCTGGTCGCCGTCGCGCTCGAATGCATCAACCAGCACTCGAGCGCGGCGGAGGTGTGCCGCGACGGCGACGACTTGTTCCACCGCCGGCGCAAGCTCTCGGTATCCGTCGCGACGACGTCTCCGACGTCGGGCCTCATCCACCTCGGGCTGAACGTCATCGCCGAGGGTGCGCCGGTGCCCGCTGCGGACCTGACCGAGCTGGGGGTTGACCCGCGGTCGTTGGCGGAGCACGTGATGGCCGCCTACGCCGCCGAGATGGCATCCATTGACGACGCGCGACAAAAGGTGCGCCCCGTCGAGTGAAAGAAACGGTAGAGACGCGCGCTGGCGCGCCCGCACACATCAATCCACGCGGTGAGGTAAGATGTTGGCGCGAATCCTTGCACGACGTGAAGCCGAGAGCCGCGCCGGCCACCTGGCGCGCTGCCTGATACTGAGCGCGCTCGGCGCCGCCCTGACGGCGATCGGCTCGCGCATCGCGATACCGCTGTGGCCGGTGCCGGTGACGCTCCAGGTCTTCTTCGTCCTGCTGTGCGGCGCCGCGCTCGGGCGCAAGTGGGCCGCGGCGGCGCAGGCGCAGTACCTCGCCGCCGGCCTGTGCGGGCTCCCGGTATTCGCCGGCGGAGGCGCGGGCCCGGCGGCGCTGCTGGGACCGACCGGCGGGTACCTCGTGGGGTTCGTCGCCGCTGCGTACGTCACCGGGTGGTTGACGGAGGTCCTGGCGTCGCGACGAGCCGGGCGCTGCGTCGCCACCCTCGCGGGCGCCGCGGTGATATGGCTGTGCGGGTGGGCGTGGCTGGCCGTGTGGGCGCTCGCGGGCAGCGAGGCGGCTCCGCTCAGGGCCGCGTTCGCCTGGGGCGTCGCGCCGTTCGTCGCGCTCGACGCGGTGAAGGCGGTCGCGGCCGCCGGCGCCGGGCGGCTGCTGGGTGGAGTCGTAGGAGAGAGGACATGACGACGTACAGAACGCTGGCCGCGGTCGTCGCGGCGGGCCTCGTGCTGTTCGCATTGCCGGCCTCGAGTGCTCCCGAGCAGACCCCGGGGCCGGTCGAGCTGGTCGCGGAGGAGCAGATCCTGGAGGTGCGCGACGCCGTCATTGACGCGTTGTGGCTGAAGACGGACGAGTACTGGCACGCCGGCAACACCAAGCCGGTAGTCGACATCTGCCGCATGGTGGCCGAACTCGATCCTCAGTTCGTCGAGGCGTACAGCGTCGCCGCGTGGGTGGCAATACAGAACGGCGACGATGACCAGGCGCTGCAGTTCTACAAGCAGGGCATCGAGCGCAACCCGGACAGCTACGAGCTGCTGCACGAGTTGGGGATGCAGTACTACATGCTGCACAAGCGCGACCCGCAAGGGGCGCTGCCGTACCTGAAGCGAGTGGCGGAACTGCCCGCGCCGGTTCCGATGAAGCGAACCTACGCCCACGCCCTCAACCGCGCGGGCAAGCCGCAGGAAGCCGCCGCCCAGTGGATGCGAATCCTCAAAGAGCACCCCAACGACCCCATCGCGATCAAGGAGTTGAAGAAGCTCCGCGCCGAGGGGAAAGTCGGGGAGGAACGATAGCTGCATGGCGAACGATCTGACAGTTGACCTCGCCTTCCTCGGGGGAGGAGTGGCCGCATATACCGGAGCGATCCGCGCCCGCCAGCGCGGGGCGTCGGTCGCGCTGGTGGAACACGCCGACCTCGGCGGCACGTGCCTCAACCGCGGGTGCNNNNNNNNNNNNNNNNNNNNNNNNNNNNNNNNNNNNNNNNNNNNNNNNNNNNNNNNNNNNNNNNNNNNNNNNNNNNNNNNNNNNNNNNNNNNNNNNNNNNGTGGGCGCGCTCCGCGTTGTCGCGCGCGCCGGATGACGCCCGCCCCGTCGCGCCCGCGATGACGATCATCCCGGCCGGACCCTGAGCACGACCATGGTCACGTCGTCCTCCTGCGGGCCGCCGGCGCGGTGCCGCTCCAGATCATCCAGCACCGCGCGGATGATCGTCTCGGCCGGGGCGCCGGCATGTCGGCGCAGCACCTCCCGCAGCGCCGCCTTGCCGTACAGACGCCCCCCGGGGTCCCGCGACTCCCAGATGCCGTCGGTGCCGACGAGCACCACCATTCCCGGGGTCCAGGGCGAGCCGGCGTGCTCCGTGAACGACCAGGTCGCGTCGATCCCGAGCGGGATGTCCGACCCCTCGAGCTCCTCGAAGCGATCCTCGTCGGGCCGGTAGACGATGGCCGCGTCGTGCCCGGCCCCGACCCAGCGCATCGCGCGCGCCGCCGTGTCGACGATGAGGTAGTACATCGTCATGAACCGTCCGGCGGGGACGTCCGCCGCGAGG
Proteins encoded in this region:
- a CDS encoding NHL repeat-containing protein; amino-acid sequence: MSRDRFDFLEIDGRPRRQVKAVAPVAAYAPRRAELRLRVEQFFGGFGHEPGELNCPGAVALDHLGSLYIADSYNHRIQRLSREGELFVLGSHGPRRGQFISPQGIAVDRTLAIYVAEQGAHRVQKFSASGRLLFCFGRKGKAPGQFDSPTGIAVDKFHNFYVADTANSRVQSFTAEGLYRFSIGASKIGAVSLRKPQGVAIDDAGCIYIADTLNHRIVKLDPSGRQAMAVGAHGSGPGEMMDPRDLAVDGDGRIWVVELGNNRLHVFDAAGAALVTFTGDAPEVGGLAAPTGIAAFNGSVYVADTLHHRVLKIAYA
- a CDS encoding DUF366 family protein: MQTHFAEREIPYTGAELRSGWLRGEFGLDGDAIAAFIGPCDVAPEHMVDLADRAAGATIFSRRMLHFIVEHADPDLHRATLRQRLLVAVALECINQHSSAAEVCRDGDDLFHRRRKLSVSVATTSPTSGLIHLGLNVIAEGAPVPAADLTELGVDPRSLAEHVMAAYAAEMASIDDARQKVRPVE
- a CDS encoding biotin transporter BioY, which codes for MLARILARREAESRAGHLARCLILSALGAALTAIGSRIAIPLWPVPVTLQVFFVLLCGAALGRKWAAAAQAQYLAAGLCGLPVFAGGGAGPAALLGPTGGYLVGFVAAAYVTGWLTEVLASRRAGRCVATLAGAAVIWLCGWAWLAVWALAGSEAAPLRAAFAWGVAPFVALDAVKAVAAAGAGRLLGGVVGERT
- a CDS encoding FAD-dependent oxidoreductase, producing MANDLTVDLAFLGGGVAAYTGAIRARQRGASVALVEHADLGGTCLNRGC
- a CDS encoding serine/threonine-protein phosphatase, giving the protein MVARSPSVSVVTPSHTPSGGVNGASESHGNRHLAADVPAGRFMTMYYLIVDTAARAMRWVGAGHDAAIVYRPDEDRFEELEGSDIPLGIDATWSFTEHAGSPWTPGMVVLVGTDGIWESRDPGGRLYGKAALREVLRRHAGAPAETIIRAVLDDLERHRAGGPQEDDVTMVVLRVRPG